In one Lysobacter alkalisoli genomic region, the following are encoded:
- a CDS encoding GNAT family N-acetyltransferase: MQIQVDPLTGPEIAALLREHLDEMHRISPPESVHALDLDRLRTPEVTFWSAWSDGELLGCIALKQLDRGHGEIKSMRTSVRHQRRGVASALLRHLLEEAQRRGYRQLSLETGTQPEFSAARTLYARYGFQTCGPFAQYAEDPHSAFMTRMLQPARQAPHAREQAR, translated from the coding sequence ATGCAGATCCAAGTCGACCCGCTGACCGGCCCTGAGATCGCCGCGTTGCTGCGCGAGCACCTGGACGAGATGCACCGGATCTCGCCACCGGAGAGCGTGCATGCACTGGACCTCGACCGCCTGCGAACACCGGAGGTCACTTTCTGGAGCGCATGGAGCGACGGCGAGCTGCTCGGTTGCATCGCCCTCAAGCAGCTCGACCGGGGCCATGGCGAGATCAAATCGATGCGCACCTCGGTGCGGCACCAGCGCCGGGGCGTGGCGTCGGCGCTGCTGCGCCACCTGCTGGAGGAAGCGCAACGGCGCGGCTACCGGCAGTTGAGCCTGGAGACCGGTACGCAACCCGAATTCAGCGCGGCGCGCACCCTGTACGCACGCTACGGATTCCAAACCTGCGGGCCGTTCGCGCAGTACGCCGAGGATCCGCATAGCGCGTTCATGACGCGGATGCTGCAACCCGCGAGGCAGGCCCCGCATGCACGGGAACAAGCACGGTGA
- a CDS encoding nitrate/nitrite transporter: MLSAFLYFDLSFMVWYLLGPLQVQIAQALALDTQQRALMVAVPILCGAVLRLFLGLLADRIGARATGLLAQVMVIIALLVAWSLGVHSFGQVLLLGVMLGVAGASFAVALPLASRWYPPEHQGTALGIAGAGNSGTVLAALFAPALAAAFGYQNVFGLACIPLAVVLAIFFLYAKDAPVEVPRKGLADYGRVLVGNRDSWWFMFFYAITFGGFVGFASVLPGYFHDEFGFAPKIAGWATAACVLAGSAMRPLGGVIADRIGGTRSLQMVYVAVSVLVAATALGTGGAATTVALFVVALLCLGAGNGAVFQLVPQRFGSDIGLMTGLIGMAGGVGGFVLAAGMGVIKQQSGSYSIGLWLFAAVALSASLCLVGVKQRWRMHWAATGTARV, encoded by the coding sequence CTGCTGTCGGCGTTCCTCTACTTCGACCTGAGCTTCATGGTCTGGTACCTGTTGGGACCGTTGCAGGTGCAGATCGCGCAGGCATTGGCACTGGATACCCAGCAACGCGCGCTGATGGTGGCGGTGCCGATCCTGTGCGGCGCGGTGCTGAGATTGTTCCTCGGCCTGCTCGCCGATCGCATCGGCGCACGCGCCACCGGTCTACTGGCGCAGGTTATGGTGATCATTGCGCTGCTGGTGGCGTGGTCGCTGGGCGTGCACAGTTTCGGCCAGGTGCTGTTGCTGGGGGTGATGCTCGGCGTGGCCGGTGCCTCGTTCGCGGTCGCACTGCCACTCGCCTCGCGCTGGTATCCGCCCGAGCACCAGGGCACCGCGCTCGGCATCGCCGGTGCCGGCAATTCCGGCACCGTGCTGGCGGCACTGTTCGCGCCGGCGCTGGCCGCGGCCTTCGGCTACCAGAACGTATTCGGGCTGGCCTGCATTCCATTGGCGGTGGTCCTGGCCATCTTCTTCCTGTATGCGAAAGACGCACCGGTGGAGGTGCCGCGCAAGGGCCTGGCCGACTACGGCCGCGTGCTGGTCGGCAATCGCGACTCGTGGTGGTTCATGTTCTTCTACGCAATCACCTTCGGCGGCTTCGTCGGCTTCGCCAGCGTGCTGCCGGGCTATTTCCATGACGAGTTCGGCTTCGCGCCCAAGATCGCCGGCTGGGCAACCGCGGCCTGCGTGCTGGCCGGTTCGGCCATGCGCCCGCTCGGTGGCGTGATCGCCGACCGCATCGGCGGCACACGCTCGTTGCAGATGGTCTATGTCGCGGTGAGCGTGCTGGTGGCCGCCACCGCGCTTGGCACCGGCGGCGCGGCGACAACGGTGGCGCTGTTCGTGGTCGCGCTGTTGTGCCTGGGAGCCGGCAACGGTGCGGTGTTCCAGCTGGTGCCGCAGCGCTTCGGCAGCGACATCGGCCTGATGACCGGACTGATCGGCATGGCCGGTGGCGTCGGCGGCTTCGTGCTGGCGGCGGGCATGGGTGTGATCAAGCAGCAGTCCGGCAGCTACTCGATCGGCCTGTGGCTGTTCGCCGCCGTGGCACTGTCTGCGTCGCTGTGCCTGGTGGGCGTCAAGCAGCGCTGGCGCATGCACTGGGCCGCGACGGGCACCGCACGGGTATGA
- a CDS encoding CmpA/NrtA family ABC transporter substrate-binding protein gives MNVIDHHGACMLDVGFVPLIDAAPLVAAVRLGLDRKHGIRLRLHRQASWAAIRDRLLSGELDAVHAMAALVHGVQAGIGGPQADLAILLGLNQNGQAITLSPALAARHVDGEPLADLLRSLPRRPVLAQTFPTGTHALWLYYWLAAQAVDPMRDIEAVSLPPSQMPQALAAGELDGFCAGEPWGAQAEAIGAGRRVIRSGRIWSGHPEKVLACRREFAALQPDVARALTTAVLEACRWLDEPGHRRDAVAWLAAPDAIGLPEERLAACLLAGADEPAGEMMRFHAGGEANFPWLSDARWFLRQFRRWGWLPEAGASNEDDRLRDVLRLDTYREAARALGILLPASDSRNSVPHDDNTLA, from the coding sequence ATGAATGTGATCGACCACCACGGGGCATGCATGCTGGATGTGGGCTTCGTGCCGCTGATCGACGCGGCGCCGCTGGTCGCGGCCGTCCGCCTGGGCCTGGACCGCAAGCATGGCATCCGCCTGCGCCTGCACCGGCAGGCCTCGTGGGCGGCGATCCGCGACCGCCTGCTGTCGGGCGAACTGGACGCGGTGCACGCGATGGCGGCGCTGGTCCATGGCGTGCAGGCTGGCATCGGCGGCCCGCAGGCCGACCTGGCGATCCTGCTCGGACTCAACCAGAACGGCCAGGCGATCACCCTGTCGCCTGCGCTGGCAGCCCGGCATGTCGATGGCGAACCACTGGCCGACCTGCTGCGCTCGCTGCCGCGGCGGCCGGTGCTGGCGCAGACCTTCCCGACCGGCACGCATGCACTGTGGCTGTACTACTGGCTGGCCGCGCAAGCCGTGGATCCGATGCGCGATATCGAAGCGGTCAGCCTGCCGCCGTCGCAGATGCCGCAGGCGCTGGCGGCCGGCGAACTGGACGGCTTCTGCGCCGGCGAACCCTGGGGTGCGCAGGCCGAAGCGATCGGCGCCGGCCGGCGGGTGATCCGCAGCGGACGCATCTGGTCGGGCCATCCGGAAAAGGTGCTGGCCTGCCGGCGCGAGTTCGCCGCGCTGCAACCCGATGTCGCGCGGGCCCTGACCACGGCCGTGCTGGAAGCCTGCCGCTGGCTGGACGAACCCGGGCATCGCCGCGATGCGGTGGCCTGGCTGGCGGCACCCGACGCGATCGGCCTGCCGGAGGAACGCCTTGCGGCGTGCCTGCTGGCGGGTGCGGACGAACCGGCCGGCGAGATGATGCGCTTTCATGCCGGAGGCGAAGCCAACTTTCCGTGGCTGTCGGATGCGCGATGGTTCCTGCGACAGTTCCGCCGCTGGGGCTGGTTGCCCGAAGCCGGTGCATCCAATGAGGACGACCGGCTGCGCGATGTACTGCGCCTCGACACGTATCGGGAGGCTGCGCGCGCGCTTGGCATCCTTCTGCCCGCAAGCGACAGCCGGAACAGTGTTCCGCACGATGACAACACCTTGGCCTGA
- a CDS encoding ANTAR domain-containing response regulator, which produces MRVLLVNDTDKPVADLKGALEAAGYEVLPHAAAAGLLKAVEQLQPDVIILDVDSPSRDTLEQLAMLDRHAPKPVVMFSADGNDQLIRDALGAGVAAYVVDGLAPSRLAPILSVAMARFEQQTHARHRLDDLERKLRDRKDVDRAKGLLMDKRGMSEAEAYTALRQQAMKQGVKLADVARRIIAMADLLG; this is translated from the coding sequence CTGCGCGTCCTCCTCGTCAACGATACCGACAAGCCGGTCGCCGATCTCAAGGGCGCACTCGAGGCTGCCGGTTACGAGGTGCTGCCGCATGCGGCGGCAGCCGGCCTGCTCAAGGCAGTGGAGCAGCTGCAGCCGGACGTGATCATCCTCGACGTCGACTCTCCTTCGCGCGACACCCTGGAGCAGTTGGCGATGCTCGACCGGCATGCGCCCAAGCCGGTGGTGATGTTCAGTGCCGACGGCAACGACCAGTTGATCCGCGACGCACTGGGTGCCGGCGTCGCCGCCTACGTGGTGGACGGATTGGCGCCGTCGCGGCTGGCACCGATCCTGAGCGTGGCGATGGCGCGCTTCGAGCAGCAGACACATGCCCGCCATCGGCTCGACGATCTCGAACGGAAACTGCGCGATCGCAAGGATGTCGACCGCGCCAAGGGCCTGCTGATGGACAAACGCGGCATGAGCGAAGCGGAGGCCTACACGGCCCTGCGCCAGCAGGCGATGAAACAGGGTGTGAAGCTGGCCGACGTGGCCCGCCGGATCATCGCCATGGCCGATCTGCTGGGGTGA
- a CDS encoding NAD(P)-dependent oxidoreductase, with protein MPLYPLFADLRGREVLVVGAGEVATRKVEALLHAGARVCVCAPELGATLARWHAAARLEHRPQAFDPDWLDAFWLVVAATDDGVFNARLAAEAGQRKRLANIVDDAALSTFQVPAIVDRAPLLVAISSSGAAPMLARRLRAQLETQLDASWGRLANLFARHRDAIRQRFPELAQRRRWYDAIIDGPVPALLRADQDDAAERALLAALDAPVTGAGGVALIVADGDPEQLTLRALRVMNQADVLFHHDGIDPGLLALARRDAPREPFVKPFLKPDGFLVERVVTMAGQGKRVVVLDTADTDASSRALSAGLEKHGGALELITCAGAARFL; from the coding sequence ATGCCGCTTTACCCGCTGTTCGCCGATCTGCGCGGCCGCGAGGTGCTGGTCGTCGGCGCTGGCGAAGTCGCCACGCGCAAGGTCGAGGCCCTGCTCCATGCCGGTGCGCGGGTGTGCGTGTGCGCGCCGGAGCTGGGCGCCACGCTGGCACGCTGGCATGCCGCAGCACGGCTGGAACATCGCCCGCAGGCATTCGACCCGGACTGGCTCGATGCGTTCTGGCTGGTGGTCGCCGCGACCGATGACGGGGTTTTCAACGCGCGGCTGGCCGCCGAGGCCGGACAGCGCAAGCGACTGGCCAACATCGTCGACGACGCGGCCTTGTCCACCTTCCAGGTCCCGGCGATCGTCGACCGCGCGCCACTGCTGGTCGCGATCTCCTCTTCCGGTGCCGCGCCGATGCTGGCCCGCCGGCTGCGTGCGCAGCTGGAAACACAGCTGGATGCGTCATGGGGCCGGCTCGCAAACCTGTTCGCACGCCATCGCGACGCGATCCGTCAGCGTTTTCCCGAGCTTGCGCAACGCCGTCGCTGGTACGACGCGATCATCGACGGCCCGGTGCCGGCATTGTTGCGAGCCGACCAGGACGATGCCGCCGAACGGGCGCTGCTGGCCGCACTCGACGCGCCGGTCACTGGCGCCGGCGGCGTGGCCCTGATCGTTGCCGATGGCGACCCGGAGCAGTTGACCTTGCGCGCGTTGCGGGTGATGAACCAGGCCGACGTATTGTTCCACCATGACGGCATCGACCCGGGGCTGCTGGCTTTGGCTCGCCGCGATGCACCGCGCGAGCCGTTCGTGAAACCGTTCCTGAAACCGGACGGGTTCCTGGTCGAACGGGTCGTCACGATGGCGGGGCAGGGGAAGCGGGTGGTGGTGCTGGATACGGCCGACACCGACGCCTCCAGTCGTGCCCTGTCGGCCGGACTCGAAAAGCACGGCGGGGCACTTGAACTGATCACCTGCGCCGGGGCGGCGCGGTTCCTGTAG
- a CDS encoding alanine/glycine:cation symporter family protein — MDKLVTLLNDIIWSPPLVYLCLGAGLYFSIRTRFMQVRGVKEMIRLLFSGQASQAGVSSFQALAISLSGRVGTGNIAGVATAIAFGGPGAVFWMWVVAFLGASTAYVESALGQIYKEKDDNGQYRGGPAYYIEKGLGLKWYAWIFAVVTVVATGFLLPGIQANSIAKGLNEAWGIAPAVTAAGVVVVLGFIIFGGVKRIAHFAQVVVPFMALAYMLVALVIVFINIQQVPEVFTLIIKSAFGMEAGFGAVVGLAVQWGVKRGIYSNEAGQGTGPHAAAAAEVSHPAKQGYVQAFSVYVDTLLVCSATAFVILSTGMYNVYDPASAIDPATGLHAANLVTNLAGVEHGPEFAQHAIESVLPGFGKSFVALALLFFAFTTLIAYYYMAETNIAYINRKVHRPWMVFVLRIGIMAAVTYAAIGRVGTAWDLGDIGVGLMAWLNIIAILILQKPALAALRDYERQKKAGQDPEFDPEALGIRNAGFWERRKKGDDTGA; from the coding sequence GTGGACAAACTGGTCACCTTGCTCAACGACATCATCTGGAGTCCGCCGCTGGTCTACCTGTGCCTCGGCGCGGGCCTGTACTTCTCGATCCGGACCCGCTTCATGCAGGTGCGCGGCGTGAAGGAGATGATCCGGTTGCTGTTCAGCGGCCAGGCCTCGCAGGCGGGCGTGTCCTCGTTCCAGGCGCTGGCGATTTCGCTGTCCGGTCGTGTCGGCACCGGCAATATCGCCGGCGTGGCGACCGCGATCGCCTTCGGTGGACCGGGTGCGGTGTTCTGGATGTGGGTGGTCGCCTTCCTCGGCGCCTCGACCGCCTATGTCGAATCGGCACTCGGACAGATCTACAAGGAGAAAGACGACAACGGCCAGTACCGCGGCGGCCCGGCCTACTACATCGAAAAGGGGCTGGGACTGAAGTGGTATGCATGGATTTTCGCGGTGGTGACCGTGGTCGCGACCGGCTTCCTGTTGCCTGGCATCCAGGCCAACAGCATCGCCAAGGGGCTGAACGAAGCCTGGGGCATCGCGCCGGCGGTGACCGCGGCCGGCGTGGTGGTGGTTCTGGGTTTCATCATCTTTGGCGGCGTCAAACGCATCGCCCATTTCGCCCAGGTGGTGGTGCCGTTCATGGCGCTGGCCTACATGCTGGTCGCGCTGGTGATCGTGTTCATCAACATCCAGCAGGTGCCGGAGGTGTTCACCCTGATCATCAAGAGTGCGTTCGGCATGGAGGCCGGGTTCGGTGCGGTGGTCGGTCTGGCGGTGCAGTGGGGCGTCAAGCGCGGCATCTATTCCAACGAAGCCGGCCAGGGCACCGGCCCGCACGCCGCTGCCGCAGCCGAGGTCTCGCACCCGGCCAAGCAGGGCTACGTGCAGGCTTTTTCGGTCTATGTCGATACCTTGCTGGTGTGCTCTGCCACTGCCTTCGTGATCCTGTCGACCGGCATGTACAACGTCTACGATCCGGCCAGTGCCATCGATCCGGCGACCGGCCTGCATGCCGCCAACCTGGTGACCAACCTGGCCGGTGTCGAGCATGGCCCCGAGTTCGCCCAGCATGCGATCGAGTCGGTGCTGCCGGGGTTCGGCAAGTCGTTCGTAGCGCTGGCGCTGCTGTTCTTCGCCTTCACCACCCTGATCGCCTACTACTACATGGCCGAGACCAACATCGCCTACATCAACCGCAAGGTGCACCGGCCGTGGATGGTGTTCGTGCTGCGCATCGGCATCATGGCCGCGGTCACCTATGCTGCGATCGGCCGCGTCGGCACCGCTTGGGACCTGGGCGACATCGGCGTCGGCCTGATGGCGTGGCTCAACATCATCGCGATCCTGATCCTGCAGAAACCGGCCCTGGCTGCGTTGCGCGACTATGAGCGGCAGAAGAAAGCCGGCCAGGATCCGGAGTTCGACCCGGAAGCGCTGGGCATCCGCAATGCAGGGTTCTGGGAGCGGCGCAAGAAAGGCGATGACACAGGCGCATGA
- a CDS encoding TrmH family RNA methyltransferase yields MNGKDSPWQRRRQHDRRQQAGGNDAGTHGTGAHDADVRDAGARDAGARELRLYGLNAVRAMFARRPEALRKLYLAESRIPELQPLLKWCVAHRIGYRVVDEDDLRRLAASSHHEGVVADVLREAPLSLSTWLQQLPDGPQCALWLDGVGNPHNLGAILRSAAHFGVSAVLLPGHSTLALSGAAARVAEGGAEAVPLVRLGRADNAVAQLRGAGFSLAATVVEDGTDLFATALPERLVYVLGAEGEGMDRAFAGACDLSLSIPGTGAVESLNVASATAVLLAAWRSRH; encoded by the coding sequence ATGAACGGGAAGGATTCACCCTGGCAGCGTCGCCGGCAGCATGACCGGCGACAGCAGGCCGGCGGCAACGACGCCGGCACGCATGGCACAGGAGCGCACGATGCAGATGTACGCGATGCCGGGGCGCGCGACGCGGGTGCACGCGAGCTGCGCCTGTATGGTTTGAACGCGGTGCGGGCGATGTTCGCACGTCGACCCGAAGCCTTGCGCAAGCTGTATCTGGCCGAATCCCGCATCCCCGAGTTGCAGCCGCTGTTGAAGTGGTGCGTGGCCCACCGCATCGGCTACCGCGTGGTCGATGAGGACGACCTGCGCCGGTTGGCCGCCAGCAGTCATCACGAGGGCGTGGTGGCCGACGTGTTGCGGGAGGCACCGCTGTCGCTGTCGACCTGGCTGCAGCAGTTGCCGGATGGACCGCAATGCGCATTGTGGCTGGACGGTGTCGGCAACCCCCACAACCTGGGCGCGATCCTGCGCTCGGCCGCCCACTTCGGCGTGTCGGCGGTGTTGCTGCCCGGCCATTCGACGCTGGCCCTGTCGGGTGCCGCTGCGCGGGTGGCCGAAGGCGGCGCCGAAGCGGTGCCGCTGGTGCGCCTGGGGCGTGCCGACAATGCCGTCGCCCAGCTGCGCGGCGCCGGCTTCAGCCTTGCCGCGACCGTGGTCGAAGACGGTACCGACCTGTTCGCCACTGCGCTGCCGGAACGGCTGGTCTACGTGCTCGGCGCCGAGGGCGAAGGCATGGATCGTGCTTTTGCCGGCGCCTGCGACCTGAGCCTGTCGATCCCGGGCACCGGCGCGGTCGAAAGCCTCAACGTCGCCTCCGCCACCGCCGTGCTGCTGGCCGCCTGGCGGTCGCGGCACTGA
- a CDS encoding M28 family peptidase has protein sequence MSRFVTRSALATSLLITAGAAAPAFAAQPGPTVIPDSAMATAATLREQGLASDLAYRVTESLTTEIGPRLAGSEADARAVAWAVAKFKELGYDKVWTEPVTFPKWERRSESARVLGPHAQPLTITALGGSPAGTVEGEVVRFADLAALEAVPAGSLAGKIAFVDYKMERARDGSGYGPGSRVRSGGPSAAIRAGAAAFIMRSAGTDSHRMPHTGITRFDEGLTPIPAAALSVPDAEQLTRLLALGPTRLQLALDCGWDGEYTSQNVIGQIDGSERPEEVVVIGGHLDSWDLGTGAVDDAAGVGITMAAGALIGKLGKSDGGRPARSIRVIAWANEEQGLHGGRAYAEAHEEDIELHVIGAESDFGAGRIYGYSSSAPDYAADAERRIAEALAPLGIEHLPGQGGPGPDLIPFVEKGLAWARLAQDGTDYFDLHHTPDDTFDKIDPAALAQNVAAYAVFAYLAASAEGGFGSAPKQGE, from the coding sequence ATCTCACGATTTGTCACGCGCAGTGCACTAGCCACGTCCCTGCTGATCACCGCCGGCGCCGCCGCCCCCGCATTCGCCGCGCAACCCGGGCCAACGGTCATTCCCGACAGCGCGATGGCCACCGCCGCCACCCTGCGCGAGCAGGGACTGGCCAGCGACCTGGCCTACCGGGTCACCGAATCGCTGACCACCGAGATCGGCCCGCGCCTGGCCGGCAGCGAGGCCGATGCCCGGGCAGTGGCCTGGGCGGTGGCCAAATTCAAGGAGCTCGGCTACGACAAGGTCTGGACCGAGCCGGTGACCTTTCCGAAGTGGGAACGCCGCAGTGAGAGTGCACGGGTACTCGGTCCGCATGCACAGCCGCTGACCATCACCGCCCTGGGCGGCAGTCCGGCCGGCACGGTCGAAGGCGAGGTGGTGCGTTTCGCCGACCTGGCCGCACTGGAAGCTGTCCCGGCCGGTTCGCTGGCCGGCAAGATCGCCTTTGTGGATTACAAGATGGAGCGTGCCCGCGACGGCAGTGGCTACGGCCCCGGCAGCCGCGTGCGCAGCGGCGGCCCGTCGGCCGCGATCCGCGCCGGCGCCGCGGCGTTCATCATGCGCTCGGCCGGCACCGATTCGCACCGCATGCCGCATACCGGCATCACCCGCTTCGACGAAGGCCTGACCCCGATCCCCGCGGCCGCGCTGTCGGTGCCCGATGCCGAGCAGCTGACCCGCCTGCTTGCGCTCGGCCCGACCCGGCTGCAGTTGGCGCTGGACTGCGGCTGGGACGGCGAATACACCTCGCAGAACGTGATCGGCCAGATCGACGGCAGCGAGCGGCCGGAGGAAGTGGTGGTGATCGGCGGTCACCTCGATTCCTGGGACCTGGGCACCGGCGCGGTCGACGATGCCGCCGGTGTCGGCATCACCATGGCCGCCGGAGCGCTGATCGGCAAGCTCGGCAAGTCAGATGGCGGGCGCCCCGCACGCAGCATCCGGGTGATCGCCTGGGCCAACGAGGAACAAGGCCTGCACGGCGGCCGCGCCTATGCCGAGGCGCACGAGGAAGACATCGAACTGCACGTGATCGGTGCCGAAAGCGACTTCGGTGCCGGCCGCATATATGGCTACTCCAGCTCGGCGCCGGACTATGCGGCCGATGCCGAGCGCCGCATCGCCGAGGCGCTCGCACCGCTTGGCATCGAGCACCTGCCAGGCCAGGGCGGCCCCGGTCCGGACCTGATCCCGTTCGTGGAGAAAGGCCTGGCCTGGGCGCGACTGGCCCAGGACGGCACCGACTATTTCGATCTGCACCACACCCCGGACGACACCTTCGACAAGATCGACCCCGCAGCGCTGGCGCAGAACGTTGCCGCCTATGCCGTGTTCGCCTACCTCGCCGCTTCGGCCGAAGGCGGCTTCGGCAGCGCGCCGAAGCAAGGGGAATAG
- the mscL gene encoding large-conductance mechanosensitive channel protein MscL, with protein sequence MGMVSEFKEFIARGNVIDLAVAVVIGAAFGKIVTALVDGIIMPVIGGLTGGASVSDWKYVLSPATVDAAGAEVAEVAIQYGAFIQTVIDFLLIAFVIFLFIKAYNRLKKAEVPAEEAPAEPAEEVLLLREIRDSLKK encoded by the coding sequence ATGGGAATGGTCAGCGAGTTCAAGGAATTCATTGCACGGGGCAACGTGATCGACCTTGCCGTGGCAGTGGTGATCGGTGCCGCATTCGGCAAGATCGTTACCGCCCTGGTCGACGGCATCATCATGCCGGTTATCGGCGGACTGACCGGTGGCGCGAGCGTCAGCGACTGGAAGTACGTGCTCAGCCCGGCCACGGTCGACGCGGCCGGCGCCGAGGTGGCCGAAGTCGCGATCCAGTACGGCGCCTTCATCCAGACCGTCATCGACTTCCTGCTGATCGCGTTCGTGATCTTCCTCTTCATCAAGGCCTACAACCGGCTGAAGAAGGCCGAGGTTCCGGCCGAGGAAGCGCCGGCCGAGCCGGCCGAGGAAGTGCTGTTGCTGCGCGAGATCCGCGATTCGCTGAAGAAATAG
- a CDS encoding fumarylacetoacetate hydrolase family protein, producing MVDVIPAPATPRIPVHGHDELRASSLYFPVRRIYCVGRNFADHAREMGATVPTGKADRGQPVFFLKPADALVLDGRVPYPPGTGELHHEVELVVALGTDAPPGMLAPDAAGSLVYGYGLGLDLTRRDLQAAAKAKGLPWDTGKSFDFSAPVGPLVPAAEIGALAGRTIALAVNGETRQRGSLDDLIWTVPEILHELSKLYALRAGDLVFMGTPAGVGPLQAGDSYEATLDGLPALAGRILPPATG from the coding sequence ATGGTCGACGTCATCCCGGCGCCGGCAACACCGCGCATCCCGGTCCACGGCCACGACGAGCTCCGTGCCTCCAGCCTGTATTTTCCGGTCCGCCGCATCTATTGCGTCGGCCGCAACTTCGCCGACCACGCGCGCGAAATGGGCGCTACCGTGCCGACCGGCAAGGCCGACCGCGGCCAACCGGTGTTCTTTCTCAAGCCCGCCGATGCGCTGGTGCTGGACGGTCGGGTTCCCTACCCGCCCGGCACCGGAGAGCTGCACCATGAGGTCGAACTGGTGGTGGCGCTCGGCACGGACGCTCCGCCCGGCATGCTTGCGCCGGATGCGGCCGGCTCGCTGGTCTACGGCTATGGCCTCGGCCTCGACCTGACCCGCCGCGACCTGCAGGCGGCGGCCAAGGCCAAGGGGCTGCCGTGGGACACCGGCAAATCGTTCGACTTCTCCGCACCGGTCGGTCCGCTGGTACCGGCAGCGGAAATCGGCGCGCTGGCCGGGCGCACGATCGCGCTGGCGGTCAATGGCGAAACCCGCCAGCGCGGTTCGCTCGACGACCTGATCTGGACCGTGCCGGAAATTCTGCACGAGTTGTCGAAGTTGTATGCCCTGCGCGCAGGCGACCTGGTGTTCATGGGCACTCCGGCTGGGGTCGGTCCGCTGCAAGCCGGCGACAGCTACGAGGCGACGCTCGATGGCCTGCCGGCACTGGCCGGACGGATCCTGCCCCCGGCCACAGGCTGA
- a CDS encoding Rieske (2Fe-2S) protein, whose product MTAQPLLDLERLPDGALAEVEAVLDGDAESLLLLRDGDAVRAWLNICPHAGRRLDWAPGQFLRSKDGLLVCAAHGASFELEKGECVAGPCRGDALRPVAVEVRDGAVWLVGG is encoded by the coding sequence ATGACCGCCCAGCCACTTCTTGATCTCGAACGCCTGCCGGACGGCGCCCTGGCCGAAGTCGAGGCCGTGCTCGACGGCGATGCCGAATCACTACTGTTGTTGCGCGACGGCGATGCGGTGCGTGCCTGGCTCAACATCTGTCCCCATGCCGGTCGCCGTCTCGACTGGGCGCCAGGCCAGTTCCTGCGCAGCAAGGACGGCCTGCTGGTCTGCGCCGCCCACGGTGCCAGCTTCGAACTGGAGAAAGGCGAATGCGTGGCCGGTCCTTGCCGTGGCGACGCGCTGCGGCCGGTCGCCGTGGAAGTGCGCGACGGGGCGGTGTGGCTGGTGGGAGGGTAG